Below is a genomic region from Drosophila albomicans strain 15112-1751.03 chromosome 2R, ASM965048v2, whole genome shotgun sequence.
GACTTGGGGTTGCCCCTTGGCAACACACAGCTACACCATGCATcgattaaatgttattaaaaccaaaaattgcataaacacTTAATCAATTTCGGTCTAACTTACAAGCTAGAAATTGGCTTAGCTTTAACGCTGAGTCAGTCGCTGAGGTCTCGTAAACCATTCACCCAGACTCTAGATACTCTAAACGGTTGTCAGATTTTTCTGCTGCTTGAGACCCCCGCCTGGGCGATGAGCTTAAGCTCAGCTGGCCAACTGGCCGTATGAGCATTGTCAGGCTTAATTAATGACCCGTCGAGTTGGAAATTTGCATGTGTTGTCTGAGCGAGCTGATCGCTTCTTTTGCGGCCTGCAATGTTGTTTGTTACCCATTTATCATGGGCGACCATTCATAATCTAGCGCCTGTCCAGCACTTTGTACCAACTGTCTTAAgataaatttacttttgattaCTTCTACACAGCCCTTTGTCAATAAGATGGCGACGcagacgaagacgaagtcTTCGGCAATTGTTTCGGACTAAACGTGACGCCCATCCAACAATTTGCGGTGTGTGTAATGAGCCGTTTACTTGCTTCAAACGGTAACCGAGCTAGCTAAGGGCAGGAGAGTGAGAGATGGAGTGATGACCGAGACCGAGACCCGGCTAATGAACATGCTGTATTTGCTCTTCATTAACGTAGAATTGCTTAGACTTAGTTTCGGGGCCTCAAAACCACAAATTCAACCTGCAGTTGTGCAAGTTGTGCCCCATTGAAGTGGTCATCTTCTGAGAATGTCTAAATCTGCTTGTGTGagttattaattatgttttgtgGCCCAACGAATCAATGGGTTTGTACAAAGCTTTAAGCTTTTTGACTCAACCACGGCCAACAACCGTTATTCAATATCGAAACCGAAAGTTTTCATTGATAAGTTAGAGCTTTACATTTGAGTTTGACGTGTTATTAAAGGCGAGGGACTATCAAAATggattttactatatttattataaaaataatgtatttatttttaattaattacaaaatttattactaacttctttgttatttttattgaaaatcatttaaattattaaaatctaCGAAGTTAATGAGCGACGGTCAAAGAAAGCAGTAATGACATTAAACGCACTGCTTGCCGTGCACTACCTTACTGCCCTACTACAAGCAAGCAGTGCGAATGTGGAAGTAGAGCAAGGTAAAGGTTGCCTTCAAATCAATAGAACACTATGATATTAATAATAGGAAACTTTTGTacgataaataaattattgtagcttaatattatatatatacttaaattCCTTGAGTcatattcaataattatatattttcgataACCTTTTCAATTCTCGCACAATTCGCAGAAATATGATATTGTGTTTTAATCGCATTCATTTtggtttggtatttttctttttatttatttgtatcattttattgacaaattatattaattatctAATTTGTCTTTTATGTCTGCACATTTTCTTTATGGTGTCGGCAATTGTCGAATATTAGCGCCAATAGCCTTGACCatgttaatttctcatacacGCCATCAtagtcaaagccaaagccaaaaccaaaactaaCGCCAAAAAGCCATCAAGTGAAATTGATGGCGGttgaaatgtgaaaataaaataataatataataatcgCACTTATGACTTTTGGcgggtgtatacaataattatgcAACAATAATTCGCTAAAATGCCGTTAATCACATTACGCAATACTTAAGACAGCAATCCACACACacttttcgtatttttatttattattgctttcCTCGAGTGCAATACAAAAGAACGGGGCGTTGTATCCGCTGCATTAAACTCTTTGTagctttgtttatttatttggccaTTGTAACGCCCCCTTCCAGCTACCTTACATAATCAGGCAAAAAATTGTGTATATACATGTAATATATGAAAACCTTATTCACGTCACGGTGTAATTTGAGAGCTGAGAGCTCGGGCCCCACAGCATTTGTCTTTTGATTAATCTGCACCCATACATCAAAGgtatcatcattatcatcatcatcatcactcATCCAGTCGAACTTAACCGCTGTGGACGGTTAAATTATGACCCAAATTTTCATAGCCACTGATGGACATTGATTGAGGTTTCCGATCGCTTGCAAAAGGATTAGCGAACGCGAGACGCGAGCTGATTTgccaaaaaattgatttaattgttcgatttgaaaagcaaacaaaccaGCAGCATTATGTAAGTGCTCAGTCTAACCGTGCATAGtccaattaaaattgcaagATCTGCGCAAAAAAATTCAACTGGGTCATCGAGGCGATTGATTTGGAGCTGCAATTTTGGTCCGTTGCTAATGGCATTATCTTGCGCGATTTGTGCAAgttatgtttaattattgaaaactCAAAGCTCGACAAATtatgaagaaaacaaaaaacaaaaaaacagaaaaaagatctcaaaaaaagctgaaatataaatatccaTAAATCTCCAAATGAAATGCACGATCAGAGCCAGCGAAATTATAGCCCCAAACAATAGATATGTTAATTCACATATGACTTCCGGCGACTCGTAAGCCCCAAAAGATGACGCAGTCAATTCCCtgagagtgtgtgcgagtgtgtgtggagagtGTGAGTCCGCTACCACTAAAGACACCATCATCTCAAGGTTGTTcgatgaaaaaaaagaagaaaaaaaaaagctgtaaGATTAGTTGGCGCTTCGCTTTTCGTGCGGTTTTTTTCTTCGGACGCGTTTCTGTGGTTTTGAGttttagtttcagtttcatttgaACTTCACGTCGCACATCAGCACATCAGCTCTTCATCTTCTTTCTCGTGAGCGACTTATAAGTCTGGGACGGTCAGTGATTAGCATTTAGTTGGTCTCTGTTTGCCAAGCATCTTGGTACGGTCTCTGTCCATCAAACTccatcagtttttttttgccatcgAATTCAGTTTTTGCCATCAATCAAATCGGAAATGCGCGCGTTTATTGTAAGCATTAAAGTTGAATCGTCGTCGCCTTTGTCATTCTCTAATTCCTTGTGCTTTCCGTTAGCTCACGTGCCTGGTTGGCCTGGCATTGGCAGCGCCCCAAGGATACAACTATCAGTCAAACAATCTACAGCTGCCCGGCATTCCAGGCCTCCCCGGCATTCCCAACATTGCGCAGCAGGCAGTGAGCATCGATGAGCAGCGAGTGCTGCAACAGGCATTGCAGGCGCCCAAGGTGCAACAGCTGCTGAGCACATCATCAGTGGGcagtcagcaacagcaaacacaaacgcAGACCATCTaccagcagccacagcagcagcaaatcttccagcagcaaccacagcaacagcagcagcagctgttgcctGCCAACTTTGGCTTCAACttccagcaacagcagcagcagccacagcagcaacagtatcAAAACTACAATCCCAGCGCCTCGCTTGTGTCCAAGGATATCTATGTGCATGTTCCACCCGCAGAGGAACCCGAAGAGCGTTATTCCCAACCTCAGCTGCCCATTGCCCCACCACGCAAGCATTATCGCATTGTGTTCATCAAGGCGCCCACGCCAAGCGCCAGCAAGGCGGCAGTGCGCGTTAAGCAGGCGCCAGTGGAGGAGAAGACCATTATTTATGTGTTGACGAAGAAACCCGATCCACTTGATTTGCAGGCGGCCATCGAGGAGGCGGCGCCTAAGCAGATCAGCAAACCGGAGGTCTTCTTCATCAAGTACAAGACGCAGGAGGAAGCTGCGCATGCTCAGCGCACCATACAAGGTAATAAAAACATACGGAAACTGGAAACTATCCAAAAAGCAGTGACAAaccaaaatttgttgtatataatcTGACCAAGACCTTGATGATGAGTTGTCAACACGTTTAGTTTTGCGGTTAATGCTGTTAGATTTCGCCCAGCATTcagcatttgtttttaagGCCAACATGTGCGCTAAAGCATCACTCACCGGTTAACCTTTGATTTCGGtctctttttactttttgcagCTCAATACGATCAGCTCGGCGGCACCACACAAATCTCTGATGAGGGTGTCGCCCCAGTCACCTCAGTGATCGGTGCTTTAGATAACCAACGTGCCACTGTCTCATCCACAGCCACTGCCTCGGGCAATGTGAATGCCATTGGGGGACTCGCGGGTGCCATACCGAGTAAATATCTGCCGTCGCATCTGCGTGCGTGAGAA
It encodes:
- the LOC117573377 gene encoding alpha-protein kinase 1, translated to MRAFILTCLVGLALAAPQGYNYQSNNLQLPGIPGLPGIPNIAQQAVSIDEQRVLQQALQAPKVQQLLSTSSVGSQQQQTQTQTIYQQPQQQQIFQQQPQQQQQQLLPANFGFNFQQQQQQPQQQQYQNYNPSASLVSKDIYVHVPPAEEPEERYSQPQLPIAPPRKHYRIVFIKAPTPSASKAAVRVKQAPVEEKTIIYVLTKKPDPLDLQAAIEEAAPKQISKPEVFFIKYKTQEEAAHAQRTIQAQYDQLGGTTQISDEGVAPVTSVIGALDNQRATVSSTATASGNVNAIGGLAGAIPSKYLPSHLRA